Proteins from a single region of Pirellulales bacterium:
- a CDS encoding glycosyltransferase family A protein: MTEHAPHSKSQTPTISIVLPTHNGSRYIDQSIMSVVRQTWQDWEMIVVNDASTDSTATIVNRWTNRDPRITAIHLSKNRTLPGALNDGFAFAKGEFHTWTSDDNWYHPRALAEMLAVLRQTPSVSVVCTDRTNVNQYGTPIEVSEAGSADDLHIMNRIGACFLYRREVTTALNGYDENLFGAEDYDFWLRASLRFRFTRVAQPLYFYRLQPGSLSARKFALIAKNVEAAVRRWLPQVNWRNDNVRSQAYSEWGVRCLRAGTWENIFEPWLHKAQWLDTDARALMRRTVLKRSTQLAWEAHWRRDWQAYDRFKQYMLEVGDDPAVARLLARRVYPRWIYRVKDQLRAARDNAARCMPESWRAPPPRQSCAQVDMQG, translated from the coding sequence ATGACCGAACACGCACCCCATTCCAAATCACAGACTCCAACCATTTCCATTGTGTTGCCCACGCACAATGGCAGCCGCTATATCGACCAGTCGATTATGTCGGTAGTCCGCCAGACCTGGCAAGATTGGGAAATGATCGTCGTTAACGACGCGTCAACGGATAGCACTGCCACGATCGTCAATCGATGGACCAACCGAGACCCTAGGATAACGGCCATCCACTTGTCCAAGAATCGGACACTGCCCGGCGCGCTGAACGACGGATTTGCGTTCGCCAAGGGAGAGTTCCACACCTGGACCTCGGATGATAATTGGTATCATCCGCGCGCGCTCGCCGAAATGCTTGCGGTGCTGCGGCAAACTCCCAGCGTATCGGTCGTTTGTACGGACCGTACGAACGTTAATCAGTATGGGACGCCGATCGAAGTGTCCGAGGCAGGCTCGGCAGACGACTTGCACATCATGAACCGCATCGGCGCGTGCTTTCTCTATCGCCGTGAGGTGACGACCGCACTCAATGGCTACGACGAAAATCTTTTTGGAGCAGAGGATTATGATTTTTGGCTGCGCGCTTCATTGCGCTTTCGTTTTACTCGTGTGGCCCAGCCCCTGTACTTTTATCGACTCCAGCCCGGCTCGTTGAGCGCGCGTAAGTTCGCTTTGATCGCCAAGAACGTCGAAGCTGCCGTACGACGATGGCTCCCACAAGTCAACTGGCGAAATGACAACGTTCGTAGCCAGGCCTACAGTGAATGGGGCGTACGTTGCTTGCGCGCGGGAACGTGGGAGAATATCTTCGAGCCCTGGCTGCACAAGGCACAGTGGCTAGACACAGATGCGCGCGCCTTGATGCGTCGCACCGTGCTCAAACGATCGACACAACTTGCCTGGGAAGCCCATTGGCGTCGCGACTGGCAAGCATACGATCGTTTCAAGCAATACATGTTGGAAGTGGGCGACGATCCGGCCGTTGCCCGCCTGCTCGCCAGGAGGGTGTATCCGCGCTGGATCTATCGTGTCAAGGACCAGTTGCGCGCTGCCCGTGACAATGCCGCGCGCTGCATGCCCGAGTCGTGGCGAGCGCCGCCGCCGAGGCAAAGTTGCGCGCAAGTGGACATGCAAGGTTAG